Genomic DNA from Chrysiogenia bacterium:
GGCAGAACGCCGCCTCTCGGGCGGTAAGGATACCGAGCAGATTCAGGAAAGCGTGGCGGACTTTCTCGCCGCCTTCGATGCCGAGGGATACGACGAAGAGGCGTCCTATCGTCACAGCTTCGTGCGCAGCGATGAGGGGGAAGACCGGCGTGAACGCTACCTCAATTTCCGCCTGGCGCGCGAGGAATACGGCGTGCCGCTTTCATCGGTTCGCGAGACCATCAAGGTGCCGCCGGTGACGAAAGTGCCGCTCAATCCCGGATATGTTGCCGGCGTGATTTCGCTTCGCGGTGCCATCATTCCGGTGATCGATCTGCGCAAGCGCCTCGGGTTGCCGGTGGAGGCGCCCACGCGAAAGATGCGCATCATCATCGTTCATCAGGAAGCCCGACAGGTGGGCCTGCTGGTCGACGAGGTGCGCGAGGTGCAGGACGTCGACCGCGAGCAGATCGAGCCGCCGCCGGCGACTCTCAACGCAGGTGAACAGGA
This window encodes:
- a CDS encoding chemotaxis protein CheW; translated protein: MDILKARKKAKARKGEKPEAATSPETPVLEQTPAPAEEAHEEPVLSETSIDAALLAEELAAQVAAEPEETIGDAPPPASEGEMLDLDEAIAELERDQAERRLSGGKDTEQIQESVADFLAAFDAEGYDEEASYRHSFVRSDEGEDRRERYLNFRLAREEYGVPLSSVRETIKVPPVTKVPLNPGYVAGVISLRGAIIPVIDLRKRLGLPVEAPTRKMRIIIVHQEARQVGLLVDEVREVQDVDREQIEPPPATLNAGEQEFLAGIGHTLTANDEPGKVLILIRIDAIARVERGAA